A genomic segment from Ptychodera flava strain L36383 chromosome 8, AS_Pfla_20210202, whole genome shotgun sequence encodes:
- the LOC139138485 gene encoding thioredoxin-like translates to MSVKDIETKEYFESALKAAGDSLVVVDFTASWCGPCRYIGPIYEAMASEFTSVVFLRVDVNENLETAHHCRIQSMPTFQFYRNGEKVEEFSGANAALLRYYLLTLPKKA, encoded by the exons ATGTCAGTAAAAGATATTGAAACGAAG GAATATTTCGAGAGTGCTTTGAAGGCAGCTGGTGATAGTCTTGTGGTAGTCGATTTTACGGCTTCCTGGTGTGGCCCATGCAGATATATAGGCCCAATATATGAG GCCATGGCATCTGAATTTACCAGCGTGGTATTCCTGAGGGTTGACGTGAACGAGAATTTG GAAACTGCACATCATTGCAGAATACAAAGTATGCCAACATTCCAATTCTACAGAAATGGAGAAAAG GTTGAAGAATTCTCCGGAGCCAATGCAGCACTACTACGCTACTACCTGCTTACTTTGCCAAAGAAAGCATGA